A DNA window from Candidatus Palauibacter polyketidifaciens contains the following coding sequences:
- a CDS encoding type II toxin-antitoxin system RelE/ParE family toxin yields MRIVDAIDGLAEHPHAGSSLKGGLRGLRRIRVGGYRVVYEVQDAALVVLIVRVAHRGAVYRPL; encoded by the coding sequence GTGCGAATCGTCGATGCCATCGACGGATTGGCGGAGCATCCCCATGCGGGCAGTTCCCTGAAGGGAGGCCTCCGCGGGCTTCGGCGAATTCGCGTCGGCGGCTACCGCGTGGTGTACGAGGTGCAGGATGCGGCGCTCGTCGTTCTCATCGTACGCGTCGCACACCGCGGAGCCGTCTATCGTCCGCTCTGA
- a CDS encoding YlcI/YnfO family protein: MDQITARVPDAMIEALDAAASTLRRSRADVVRQALERYLEDFDDLTVAVERLRDPADPVLDWDEVRGGLLRSD; the protein is encoded by the coding sequence ATGGATCAGATCACGGCGCGCGTCCCCGACGCGATGATCGAAGCCCTGGACGCCGCTGCGTCAACGCTGCGGCGAAGCCGGGCCGATGTCGTTCGCCAGGCCCTGGAGCGATACCTGGAAGATTTTGATGACCTGACGGTTGCCGTGGAGCGGTTGCGCGATCCCGCCGATCCCGTCCTCGATTGGGATGAGGTCAGGGGTGGCCTACTCCGTTCGGATTAA